A section of the Malaclemys terrapin pileata isolate rMalTer1 chromosome 15, rMalTer1.hap1, whole genome shotgun sequence genome encodes:
- the SCN2B gene encoding sodium channel subunit beta-2, giving the protein MSKEPWLLRLTWCLTGLSLFVSLAPCGLGMEITAQTTISALNGSSVRLPCTFNSCYKVENKLFSLNWTYQECENCSEELFLQFRMKIVHWRLDRFGNRVEFTGNPSKNDVSFTLHQVQLEDEGTYNCYVMNPPDRHRGHARIFLKVITEVPPERDSTVAVIVGASVGGFLAVVILVLVIVKCVRRKKQQKLNTDDQKTEEEGKTDGEGNPEEGTK; this is encoded by the exons ATGAGCAAGGAGCCTTGGCTTCTCCGGCTCACCTGGTGCCTCACTGGGCTCAGCCTGTTTGTCTCTCTGG CGCCCTGTGGGCTGGGCATGGAGATCACGGCGCAAACGACCATCAGTGCTTTGAATGGCTCTTCCGTGCGCCTCCCCTGCACCTTCAACTCCTGCTACAAAGTGGAGAATAAACTGTTCTCCCTGAACTGGACTTACCAGGAATGTGAGAACTGCAGCGAGGAGCTG tTCCTGCAGTTCCGGATGAAGATCGTGCACTGGCGGCTGGATCGCTTCGGGAACAGGGTGGAGTTCACTGGAAACCCCAGCAAGAACGACGTGTCCTTCACCCTCCACCAGGTGCAGTTGGAGGACGAGGGCACCTACAACTGCTACGTGATGAACCCGCCTGACAGGCACCGGGGCCATGCCCGCATCTTCCTGAAAGTTATCACTGAAG TGCCCCCGGAGCGCGACTCGACGGTGGCTGTTATCGTGGGGGCCTCAGTGGGGGGCTTCCTGGCCGTAGTGATCCTGGTGCTGGTAATCGTCAAGTGCGTGCGGAGGAAAAAGCAGCAGAAACTGAACACAGACGACCAGAAAacggaggaggaagggaagacgGATGGCGAAGGGAACCCCGAGGAGGGCACCAAGTAA